The following are encoded together in the Ketobacter sp. MCCC 1A13808 genome:
- the urtB gene encoding urea ABC transporter permease subunit UrtB — protein MKITAMNNSWGVFLVLFYCLVSLFTSNVSADTEEASFESLTAGLTQSSFKKKATAVESVAALEDERVLPLLEAMLAGDLYYRKSDKRIVIVAAAEEGYQLTSVDTEEDLGVVGKRDVKKISTNNKLRKQLRIQVAGYKLLSKDAALRMTAAEDLIKTPSPEFLDVLQGAIKKEKSKSVKKALQVARAVILLDSENEVDRIQAVKDMGGFPNKYTMAMLRQVVRKNDDGTFSEPSKLVREGAESALQGLQAMETGYKFVEDLFFGVSLGSVLLLAAVGLAITFGVMGVINMAHGEMIMLGAYTTYVIQLLMPNHIEASLIVAVPAAFLVSGLMGVIIERTVIKHLYGRPLETLLATFGISLILQQLVRSVFSPLNRSVTTPEWMSGSLHINGFLSLTYNRLYIIIFALVVLFGLMLLLKKSFFGLQMRAVTQNRTMASSMGIRTGWVDAMTFGLGSGIAGIAGVALSQLTNVGPNLGQSYIIDSFLVVVFGGVGNLWGTLVAAMSLGVANKFVEPWAGAVLAKILILIFIILFIQRRPRGLFALKGRFVEG, from the coding sequence ATGAAAATCACCGCTATGAATAATTCATGGGGAGTCTTTCTGGTGCTTTTCTATTGTTTGGTGTCGTTGTTCACCAGCAACGTATCAGCAGACACAGAAGAAGCCAGTTTTGAATCGCTGACCGCCGGGCTTACTCAGTCCAGCTTCAAGAAAAAAGCCACTGCCGTAGAATCCGTCGCCGCTCTGGAAGATGAACGTGTGTTGCCGTTGTTAGAGGCAATGTTGGCGGGTGACCTGTATTACCGGAAATCCGATAAACGCATTGTAATCGTTGCTGCCGCAGAAGAGGGCTATCAACTCACTTCCGTTGATACGGAAGAGGATCTGGGTGTTGTAGGTAAGCGCGATGTAAAGAAAATTTCGACCAACAACAAATTACGTAAGCAGCTTCGTATTCAGGTCGCAGGCTATAAGCTGTTAAGTAAAGACGCGGCTCTGCGTATGACGGCAGCGGAGGATTTGATTAAAACGCCCAGCCCGGAATTTCTGGACGTCCTGCAAGGTGCAATTAAGAAAGAAAAATCGAAGTCCGTGAAAAAAGCGCTGCAAGTAGCGCGTGCGGTGATTCTTTTAGACAGTGAAAACGAGGTGGATCGCATTCAGGCAGTGAAAGACATGGGCGGCTTTCCGAATAAGTACACCATGGCCATGCTGCGGCAAGTGGTGCGTAAGAACGACGACGGAACTTTTTCCGAGCCCAGCAAACTGGTGCGCGAAGGTGCAGAATCCGCGCTGCAGGGGTTGCAGGCTATGGAAACCGGGTACAAGTTCGTTGAAGATTTGTTTTTCGGGGTGAGTTTGGGTTCGGTGCTGTTGCTGGCCGCGGTGGGCTTGGCGATTACCTTTGGTGTGATGGGTGTCATCAATATGGCGCACGGCGAAATGATTATGCTGGGAGCCTATACCACCTACGTTATTCAGTTGTTGATGCCCAACCATATTGAAGCTTCCCTGATCGTAGCGGTTCCGGCGGCTTTCCTGGTGTCCGGATTAATGGGCGTCATTATCGAGCGTACAGTCATAAAACATTTATATGGCCGTCCGCTGGAAACCTTATTGGCCACGTTCGGCATCAGTTTGATACTGCAACAACTGGTGCGTTCGGTTTTCTCTCCGCTTAATCGTTCAGTCACTACGCCGGAATGGATGAGTGGGTCCTTGCATATCAATGGATTTTTATCGTTAACCTATAACCGCCTCTATATCATTATCTTCGCGTTGGTGGTGTTGTTCGGTTTGATGCTGCTGCTGAAAAAAAGCTTTTTTGGTTTGCAGATGCGAGCAGTGACACAGAATCGCACCATGGCCAGTTCCATGGGCATTCGCACCGGTTGGGTGGATGCCATGACTTTTGGGTTGGGCTCCGGTATTGCGGGGATCGCGGGGGTGGCATTGAGCCAACTCACCAACGTCGGCCCTAATCTGGGTCAATCCTATATTATCGATTCGTTCCTTGTGGTGGTATTTGGTGGCGTGGGTAATCTTTGGGGAACCCTGGTCGCCGCTATGAGTTTGGGTGTGGCGAATAAGTTTGTCGAGCCCTGGGCCGGTGCTGTATTGGCTAAGATCCTGATTCTGATTTTTATCATCCTCTTTATTCAACGGCGGCCGCGCGGATTGTTTGCGCTTAAAGGCCGGTTTGTGGAGGGTTAA
- a CDS encoding TorF family putative porin, with the protein MLHKQSKMLRLSAMSLAIAGAMSFAPSAANAEVAASVAVSNMYLWRGYDLGNGSAAVSGDLTYSNSGFYTGLWASSGDSSWGTEYDLFAGYGAEFSGFSVDLSLWNYMYPSAPDEVLADTGGIIDDFGGLTDAVLSLGFAGFSVTAYDNIAGGSGNAYYTVGYSYDAFSILVGKHDIRGPETDDDGFATGSNMTHVNVSYAYNDNLSFTLSQQIDGEVDDDLKFVLNYSLPIDG; encoded by the coding sequence ATGTTACACAAACAATCAAAAATGCTTCGATTGAGCGCCATGTCATTGGCCATTGCCGGTGCCATGAGCTTTGCTCCTTCTGCGGCCAATGCAGAAGTAGCGGCTTCAGTAGCGGTTTCCAATATGTATTTGTGGCGTGGGTACGATCTGGGTAACGGCAGTGCAGCCGTTTCCGGTGATCTTACCTATTCTAACAGCGGCTTCTATACCGGTTTATGGGCCTCTTCAGGTGATAGCAGTTGGGGCACTGAGTACGACCTGTTCGCAGGTTATGGTGCGGAATTTAGTGGCTTCAGCGTTGATCTGAGTCTCTGGAACTATATGTATCCGTCCGCACCCGATGAGGTATTGGCAGATACCGGTGGTATTATTGATGATTTCGGTGGATTGACCGATGCGGTTCTGTCGCTGGGGTTCGCAGGTTTTAGCGTAACGGCATACGACAATATTGCCGGGGGGTCAGGCAACGCCTATTACACCGTGGGCTATAGCTACGATGCTTTCTCAATTTTGGTAGGAAAGCATGATATCCGGGGCCCTGAAACCGATGATGATGGATTTGCCACGGGCAGTAACATGACTCACGTTAATGTCAGCTATGCTTACAATGATAATCTTTCATTTACATTAAGTCAGCAGATCGACGGAGAGGTTGATGACGACCTGAAATTCGTACTGAATTACAGCTTGCCAATTGACGGTTAA
- the urtD gene encoding urea ABC transporter ATP-binding protein UrtD: MSIVTKHIPKHILYVDGVTKSFDGFKALNSLSFTVKPGELRAIIGPNGAGKTTMMDVITGKLKPDEGDVFFRDSVDLTKFDEADIANMGIGRKFQKPTVIESLTVFENLELALSGNRNVFKALFHKLNQEQMKRIDETIELVGLSEKRQWLGGNLSHGQKQWLEIGMLLNQNPDLLLVDEPAAGMTDHETELTAKLLRDISGEHSVVVVEHDMEFIKALDCPVTVLHEGHVLAEGTLEQVQKNEQVIEVYLGR, translated from the coding sequence ATGAGTATTGTGACCAAGCATATTCCCAAGCATATTTTATACGTGGATGGGGTGACCAAATCCTTTGACGGGTTTAAGGCGTTGAACAGTTTATCGTTCACGGTTAAGCCGGGTGAGCTGCGCGCGATTATCGGCCCCAACGGCGCGGGCAAAACCACCATGATGGATGTGATCACCGGTAAATTGAAACCCGATGAAGGCGATGTGTTTTTTCGTGATTCGGTGGATCTGACCAAGTTCGATGAAGCGGACATCGCCAATATGGGAATCGGTCGTAAGTTCCAGAAGCCCACGGTGATCGAAAGCCTGACGGTGTTTGAAAATCTGGAATTGGCCTTGAGTGGAAACCGCAACGTGTTCAAGGCGCTTTTCCATAAATTGAACCAAGAGCAGATGAAGCGCATTGACGAAACCATTGAATTGGTGGGGTTGTCTGAAAAACGCCAATGGCTGGGGGGGAATTTATCCCACGGGCAGAAACAGTGGCTGGAAATCGGCATGCTGTTAAACCAGAACCCGGATTTGTTGTTGGTGGATGAGCCTGCTGCCGGTATGACAGACCACGAAACCGAGCTTACGGCGAAGTTGTTAAGAGACATCAGCGGAGAACATTCGGTGGTGGTAGTGGAGCATGATATGGAATTTATTAAGGCGCTGGATTGTCCTGTGACGGTATTGCATGAAGGCCATGTATTGGCGGAAGGCACACTGGAACAGGTGCAGAAAAACGAGCAGGTAATTGAAGTTTATCTGGGCCGTTAA
- the urtE gene encoding urea ABC transporter ATP-binding subunit UrtE: MLKIENIDLYYGASQALKKVSFEAEIGKVACVMGRNGVGKTSLMRAVAGQHGIKSGQILWDGMDISTQPPYERAKNGIAYVPQGRDVFSQLTVWENLKTGFSVLPHKERKVSDEIFELFPVLHKMLKRRGGDLSGGQQQQLAIARALITKPKLLILDEPTEGIQPSIIKDIQKVISLLRDRGEMAILLVEQYFDFARELADNYAVMDRGEVVLSGLGKDMEEDTVRRFIAV, translated from the coding sequence ATGCTAAAAATTGAGAATATAGATCTTTACTACGGTGCCAGCCAGGCGTTAAAAAAAGTCAGTTTTGAAGCTGAAATAGGCAAAGTTGCCTGTGTGATGGGTCGCAACGGTGTCGGTAAAACGTCGTTAATGCGGGCGGTCGCCGGGCAGCACGGCATCAAAAGCGGGCAGATTCTCTGGGATGGTATGGACATCAGTACGCAACCGCCTTACGAGCGGGCAAAAAACGGAATTGCCTATGTACCCCAGGGGCGGGATGTATTCTCCCAGCTCACAGTGTGGGAAAATCTGAAAACCGGGTTTTCCGTTCTGCCCCACAAAGAGCGCAAAGTCTCCGACGAGATCTTCGAATTATTTCCGGTGCTGCACAAAATGCTGAAACGGCGTGGCGGCGATTTATCCGGTGGTCAGCAGCAACAATTGGCGATTGCCCGAGCCCTTATCACCAAACCCAAATTGTTGATTTTGGATGAACCAACGGAAGGCATTCAGCCTTCGATTATCAAAGACATCCAGAAAGTGATTTCGCTGCTGCGGGACCGGGGTGAAATGGCGATACTTTTGGTGGAGCAATACTTCGATTTTGCCCGTGAACTTGCCGATAATTATGCGGTCATGGATAGAGGTGAAGTGGTTTTATCCGGTTTGGGAAAAGATATGGAAGAAGATACTGTGCGACGATTTATTGCAGTGTGA
- the rep gene encoding DNA helicase Rep, producing the protein MSKLNPRQSEAVKYIDGPLLVLAGAGSGKTSVITQKIAYLIQQCDIPAHRIVALTFTNKAAREMKERVSQIVKGKQARGLTVSTFHNLGLNIIRKELSALGLKNGFSIFDDQDSRTLLTELLHKDSEVGADEIGQVRNAISSWKNDLVSPSIAISRAADEEDMRAAHTYAQYDRMLRAYNAVDFDDLILLPSLLLRDNEDILEKWRNRIYYMLVDEYQDTNSSQYLLVRLLVGNRARFTVVGDDDQSIYAWRGARPENLAQLAEDYPSLKVIKLEQNYRSSGRILKCANQVIANNPHVFEKQLWSEHGYGDPIRVKRCRSEDHEAEKIAGDILNQHMQNKRPFKDFAVLYRGNHQSRLIELKMQQFQIPYKVSGGSSFFSRAEIKDVMAYLRVLINSDDDNAFLRIVNTPRRELGPTTLEKLGQYAQNRERSLFSVCCEMGLGEVLNTRQHSMLKRFHDWIEETRDNLQRGHAVAAIKQMLRDIDYENWLVEQSSSSKMAERRMENVWHLVQSIERMLEKSDDENDVESVISKLILLDILEQQKEEDDSDKVQLMTLHASKGLEFPYVFLMGMEEELLPHRSSIEEDNIEEERRLMYVGITRAKKELTMTYTAKRKQYGEEFEPTPSRFLDEMPQDDLAWEGRGEKKSKEESQALGQAHLSNLKNLFD; encoded by the coding sequence GTGAGCAAGCTGAATCCCCGCCAATCCGAAGCCGTCAAGTACATAGACGGGCCCCTACTGGTATTAGCCGGCGCCGGCTCTGGAAAAACCAGCGTTATCACGCAAAAAATTGCCTATCTGATTCAGCAATGTGATATCCCCGCGCACCGTATTGTAGCTCTTACCTTCACCAACAAAGCCGCTCGTGAGATGAAGGAGCGCGTCAGCCAGATCGTAAAGGGCAAGCAAGCCCGCGGATTGACCGTATCCACATTCCATAATCTGGGGCTGAATATTATCCGCAAGGAGCTGAGCGCGCTTGGACTTAAAAACGGATTCTCCATATTTGATGATCAGGACAGCCGCACCCTTTTAACCGAGCTGCTGCACAAGGACAGCGAAGTGGGCGCGGATGAGATCGGCCAGGTACGCAACGCCATCAGCAGCTGGAAAAATGATCTGGTGTCCCCTTCGATCGCAATCTCCCGCGCTGCAGATGAAGAGGACATGCGCGCAGCGCACACCTATGCCCAATATGACCGCATGCTGCGCGCTTATAATGCCGTGGACTTTGATGACTTGATTCTGCTGCCTAGCTTGTTACTGCGTGACAATGAAGACATTCTGGAAAAGTGGCGTAACCGTATTTATTACATGTTGGTGGACGAATATCAGGACACCAATTCGTCCCAATATTTATTGGTTCGCTTACTGGTCGGCAATCGGGCCCGCTTTACCGTGGTAGGCGACGACGATCAGTCCATCTATGCCTGGCGCGGAGCACGACCGGAAAACCTGGCGCAACTGGCGGAAGACTATCCCAGCCTGAAAGTGATTAAACTGGAACAAAATTATCGTTCTTCCGGACGTATTCTGAAATGCGCCAACCAGGTCATCGCCAACAACCCACACGTATTTGAAAAGCAATTGTGGAGCGAACACGGTTATGGTGATCCGATCAGGGTAAAACGTTGCCGCAGCGAAGACCACGAAGCGGAGAAGATTGCCGGAGATATTCTGAATCAGCACATGCAGAACAAACGGCCCTTTAAAGATTTCGCCGTGTTGTATCGGGGCAACCATCAATCCCGCTTAATCGAATTAAAAATGCAGCAATTCCAAATCCCCTACAAAGTCAGTGGCGGCTCGTCTTTTTTTTCCCGTGCTGAAATCAAGGATGTAATGGCGTATTTGCGAGTGCTGATCAACAGCGACGACGACAATGCCTTTTTGCGTATTGTGAACACGCCTCGCCGGGAGCTTGGGCCCACCACATTGGAAAAATTGGGCCAATACGCGCAAAACCGGGAACGCAGTTTGTTTTCCGTGTGCTGCGAAATGGGTTTGGGCGAAGTGCTCAACACCCGGCAGCATTCCATGCTAAAACGCTTCCACGACTGGATTGAAGAAACCCGCGACAATCTGCAACGGGGCCATGCAGTGGCTGCCATCAAACAAATGCTGCGTGACATAGATTACGAAAACTGGCTGGTAGAACAATCCTCCAGTTCCAAAATGGCCGAACGACGCATGGAAAACGTCTGGCACCTGGTGCAGTCCATAGAGCGCATGCTGGAAAAATCCGATGATGAAAACGATGTGGAATCGGTGATCAGCAAACTCATTCTGTTGGATATTCTGGAACAACAAAAAGAAGAGGACGATTCTGACAAGGTGCAGTTGATGACCCTGCATGCCTCGAAAGGACTTGAGTTTCCCTATGTATTCCTCATGGGCATGGAAGAAGAACTGCTGCCCCACCGCTCCAGCATTGAAGAAGATAATATCGAAGAAGAACGTCGCCTGATGTACGTGGGAATTACCCGCGCAAAGAAAGAGCTCACCATGACCTACACCGCTAAGCGCAAACAATACGGTGAAGAGTTTGAACCGACGCCAAGCCGCTTTCTGGATGAAATGCCACAGGATGATTTGGCCTGGGAAGGACGCGGCGAGAAAAAATCAAAAGAGGAAAGTCAGGCCTTGGGGCAGGCACATTTGTCGAATCTGAAAAATTTGTTTGATTAG
- the urtC gene encoding urea ABC transporter permease subunit UrtC, with protein MLLVLAVIIVLPMLNTMVPKDSFFHVSSFTIGLLGKYLCFALLALAVDLIWGYCGILSLGHGAFFALGGYAMGMYLMRQIGDRGMYGNPELPDFMVFLDWKELPWYWYGFDNFGFAMLMVLVAPAILAFVFGWLAFRSRVTGVYLSIITQAMTYALLLAFFRNDMGFGGNNGLTDFKDILGFSLQSDITKNTLFFCSGLALILAYFLCRFVVSSKLGRVLVAIRDAESRTRFTGYRVEHYKLFVFVLSAMLAGVAGALYVPQVGIINPGEFSPINSIEIIIWVAVGGRGCLYGAVIGAVLVNYGKTYFTGAFPEIWLFMLGGLFVVSTLFLPQGVVGVVQQWKDSRAEKKALSAPVADSGAPS; from the coding sequence ATGCTGTTGGTGCTGGCCGTAATCATCGTTTTGCCCATGTTGAATACGATGGTGCCCAAGGATTCCTTTTTCCATGTGTCCTCGTTCACCATCGGTTTGCTGGGCAAGTATTTATGCTTTGCATTGCTGGCGTTGGCAGTGGATCTGATATGGGGATACTGCGGTATTCTTAGTTTGGGTCACGGCGCCTTTTTCGCATTGGGTGGTTATGCCATGGGCATGTATCTGATGCGGCAGATCGGTGATCGCGGGATGTATGGTAATCCGGAGCTGCCTGACTTTATGGTGTTCCTGGACTGGAAGGAATTGCCCTGGTATTGGTATGGCTTTGATAATTTCGGTTTTGCCATGCTGATGGTGTTAGTGGCGCCGGCGATACTGGCTTTTGTATTCGGCTGGCTGGCGTTTCGCTCACGGGTCACCGGCGTGTACTTGTCTATTATTACTCAGGCAATGACCTACGCATTGTTGTTGGCCTTTTTCCGCAACGACATGGGGTTTGGCGGCAACAACGGCTTGACGGATTTTAAAGATATACTGGGCTTCAGTCTGCAATCCGATATCACTAAAAACACCTTGTTTTTCTGTTCTGGACTCGCCTTGATCCTGGCGTATTTTTTATGCCGGTTTGTGGTCTCATCCAAGCTGGGCCGGGTGCTGGTCGCAATTCGTGACGCCGAAAGCCGTACCCGTTTTACCGGTTACCGGGTCGAGCACTATAAGCTGTTTGTGTTTGTTCTGAGTGCCATGTTGGCCGGTGTTGCTGGTGCCTTGTATGTACCGCAGGTCGGCATTATTAATCCGGGAGAGTTTTCGCCGATTAATTCCATCGAAATTATTATCTGGGTGGCGGTCGGGGGGCGTGGTTGCCTGTATGGAGCGGTGATTGGCGCTGTGCTGGTGAATTACGGGAAAACCTATTTCACCGGTGCCTTTCCAGAGATTTGGTTATTTATGCTTGGTGGATTGTTTGTGGTGTCAACCCTGTTTCTTCCGCAAGGGGTGGTGGGGGTGGTTCAGCAATGGAAGGACAGCCGGGCAGAGAAGAAAGCGCTATCTGCGCCCGTCGCCGATTCGGGAGCACCATCATGA